One genomic region from Syngnathus typhle isolate RoL2023-S1 ecotype Sweden linkage group LG17, RoL_Styp_1.0, whole genome shotgun sequence encodes:
- the tspan4b gene encoding tetraspanin-4 — MSASRKCLCCVKYVMFVFNLIFWLGGCGLFGVGVWLSFTQSEFSSLPLSFPSLSAANLLLVAGGITMVTGFLGCLGALKEQRCLLCMFFVILLLLVLTEIALALVVHIFRDKLDSKAQGELKEGMKSYESDPGLKKSWDNVQKMFKCCGVTNQSDWYEVLNGTLPSSCCSVGIDQCADGWKGLVYTEPCYNKARDWLLENIPSVLVFGVCVGVVQILALVFSMLMYCQIMCAEKYLD, encoded by the exons atgtCAGCATCTCGCAAATGTTTGTGCTGCGTCAAATATGTGATGTTTGTCTTTAACCTCATCTTCTGG CTGGGAGGATGTGGATTGTTCGGCGTAGGAGTGTGGCTGTCCTTCACCCAGTCCGAGTTTTCATCTCTTCCGCTCTCCTTTCCGTCGCTCTCGGCAGCCAACCTGCTGCTGGTGGCCGGCGGGATCACCATGGTAACGGGCTTTCTCGGCTGTCTCGGGGCCCTCAAGGAGCAACGCTGCCTGTTGTGCATG TTCTTTGTTATCCTGTTGCTCCTGGTCCTGACAGAAATCGCTCTAGCGCTGGTCGTACACATCTTTCGAGATAAG ctgGATTCCAAAGCACAGGGTGAATTAAAGGAAGGGATGAAAAGTTATGAATCGGATCCTGGGCTGAAGAAATCTTGGGATAATGTCCAAAAAATG TTCAAATGCTGCGGCGTGACCAACCAAAGCGACTGGTACGAAGTACTCAACGGAACGCTGCCGTCGTCCTGCTGCTCCGTCGGGATTGACCAATGCGCTGACGGATGGAAAGGGCTCGTTTACACCGAG CCTTGTTATAACAAGGCCAGGGATTGGCTCCTGGAAAACATTCCATCCGTTTTGGTGTTTGGCGTGTGCGTTGGTGTTGTGCAG ATCTTGGCCCTGGTGTTCTCCATGCTGATGTACTGCCAAATCATGTGTGCTGAGAAGTATTTGGACTGA